AGCGCACCTTTGGCTACTTCGCTGACTTCAGCAACAATCGCTTGTTTGTCTTGAAGATTTAATGCCATTAGCTTTTGCTCCTGGATTTGACCGGGAAAGGATTTCCCCGGAACTCACTTCACTTACTCACCCCAAGGGGTAATAAGCGCTCGAACACGGTGAGCAGAATCCAGCTAAGAAAAAATTCTTTTGGTTCTGTCACCGTCTACGCAGGGTATTAAGCGGAATATCCGGAGATAAACAGCTCCTGCGGTCTTGGACGGAGGCCAGGATAAGGCCTGGCTCCAACCTAAATTCTGTGTGACGCAGCAGAGTCAGAGTGAAAGGCGATAAACGCAACAGTCGGTTCTGGCTCTCTGGTGTCCTGTTCTGTTAATAACAGAACAACGGGCGTAAGATTCTAGGTGAATTTTTCGCCCGTTTCAAGCAGCAATTAGTTTGCTGTTGCGTTCAGACCAGCCTGGTCAACGGCAACGCCGGCGCCCATGGTGGTTGAAAGGCTGACTTTCTTGATGTACACGCCTTTCGCCTGAGATGGTTTTGCTTTTTTCAGCGCAACCAGCAGAGACTCCAGGTTTTCTTTCAGTTTGTCAGCGTCAAAGTCCACTTTACCGATGGTAGTGTGGATGATGCCGTTTTTGTCGTTACGATAACGAACCTGACCTGCTTTAGCGTTCTTAACAGCTTCAGCAACGTTAGGGGTTACAGTACCCACTTTCGGGTTTGGCATCAGGCCGCGTGGGCCCAGAATCTGGCCTAACTGGCCAACAACGCGCATTGCATCCGGAGAAGCAATAACAACGTCAAAATTCATTTCGCCTTTCTTGATCTGATCAGCCAGGTCTTCCATGCCTACCAGCTCAGCGCCTGCTGCTTTAGCAGCTTCAGCGTTTGCGCCCTGGGCGAAGACAGCAACACGTACTGAACGACCAGTACCGTGTGGCAGAACGGTCGCGCCGCGAACGTTCTGATCAGATTTACGTGCATCAATGCCGAGGTTGACAGCAACGTCAACGCTTTCAACGAACTTGGCAGTAGCCAGTTCTTTCAGCAGAGCAACAGCTTCAGCAATGTCATACTGCTTGGTCGCGTCAACTTTGTCGCGGATTACGGTCATGCGCTTGGTCAGCTTAGCCATTTCTTAGTCCTCTACTACCAGGCCCATGGAACGAGCAGTACCTTCGATTGAGCGAGTCATCGCTTCAACGTCAGAACCAGTCATGTCCGCAGCTTTGGTTTCTGCGATTTCACGTACCTGAGCACGAGTCACTTTACCGACTTTATCTTTGTTCGGCTTACCAGAACCAGACTTGATGCCCGCTGCTTTTTTCAGCAGTACGGCAGCCGGAGGCGTTTTGGTAATGAAGGTAAAAGAACGGTCGCTGTATACGGTGATAACAACTGGAGTCGGCAGACCTTTTTCCAGAGATTCGGTCTTAGCGTTGAACGCCTTACAGAATTCCATGATGTTAACACCCTGCTGACCCAGAGCTGGACCAACCGGTGGACTTGGGTTCGCCATACCAGCTGCAACCTGCAGCTTGACGTAGGCTTGGACTTTCTTAGCCATGATATTTCCTCAATTGGGTTATAGCGCCTGTAAAGGCTCCCCGTGATAACGATTTATACGCTGTTGCCAGCGCATAAAAACAAAAGGCGCGAAATTGTAGTTAAATTTCGCGCCTGCTGCAACAGCTAATTTGTGAGCGGAAAGAGGTTAACCTTTCTCCACCTGACCGAAGTCGAGCTCAACCGGTGTTGCACGACCAAAGATGGAAACGGAAACCGTCAGGCGGCTCTTCTCGTAATCCACATCTTCAACCACACCGTTAAAGTCAGCAAATGGACCGTCATTGACCCGCACCATTTCACCTGGCTCAAACAGCGTCTTCGGACGAGGCTTGTCGCCGACCTGCTGCAGACGGTTCATGATCGCATCAACTTCTTTGTCGCTGATAGGTGCCGGACGGTCAGATGTCCCGCCGATGAAACCCATCACGCGTGGGACGCTGCGCACTAAATGCCAGCTGGCGTCATTCATCACCATCTGAACCAGTACGTATCCCGGGAAAAACTTGCGCTCGCTCTTACGACGCTGGCCACCACGGATTTCAACGACTTCTTCAGTCGGAACCATGACTTCGCCAAACAGCTCTTCCATGTTGTGCAATTTGATATGCTCGCGCAGCGATTGGGCTACGCGGCCTTCAAAACCGGAAAACGCCTGTACGACGTACCAGCGTTTCTTTGGAGCTTCAGACATCTCAGAACCTCAGGCCAGTGATAAACGATACCAGACGGACCAGAATACCATCCAGCCCCCACAAAATCAGTGACATCACGGCAGTAACCGCGGCAACGATTAAGGTGGTGTGCAGCGTTTCCTGGCGGGTTGGCCAGATAACCTTACGCATTTCTGTTCTTGCTTCACGAGCAAAAGCCACAGTCGCTTTGCCTTTGGTCGTTAAAAGCGCAATGCCGCCAGCCGCTGCAATCAGTACAACTACGGCTAATGCACGCAGTGGCAATGACACATCACGATAGAGGTAGTTACCTACAATCGCTGCAAGCAGCAGTAACACAACTACTACCCACTTTACCGCTTCCAGGCCACGCCCGCTCCCTTGAGCTTCGGTATTCGCACTCATAAACCAACCTGCCACAATAATTCAGAAACAATTCTGCCCCGCAGTGCGAGGCGTCCAAACCGAATGAGCTTTTGGGGCGTAACTCGGTATCCAACGCCGCATTACAGAGCCTGTCTCAGCAATGATTATGATTCAAAAAATCACTGATGAGCCAGGTTCTATGAAACAGCGTGCAAAAAGGGCATCAAATGATGCCCTTTCCGTGTGCATTGCGTCAAACGTTATCGGTAATTATAAGATAACTTTAGCAACAACACCCGCGCCAACGGTACGGCCACCTTCGCGGATTGCGAAGCGCAGACCTTCGTCCATTGCGATTGGGTGGATCAGGGTAACAACCATTTTGATGTTGTCGCCTGGCATGACCATTTCAACGCCTTCTGGCAGCTCTACTGAGCCGGTTACGTCAGTTGTACGGAAGTAGAACTGTGGACGATAGCCTTTGAAGAACGGAGTATGGCGACCACCTTCGTCTTTAGACAGAACATAAACTTCTGACTCGAACTGGGTGTGCGGCTTGATTGAGCCTGGCTTAGCCAGAACCTGGCCACGCTGGATGTCTTCACGCTTGATACCGCGCAGCAGAACACCACAGTTTTCGCCTGCCTGACCCTGGTCCAGCAGCTTGCGGAACATCTCAACACCGGTACAGGTTGATTTCACGGTATCTTTGATACCAACGATTTCAACTTCGTCGCCGACTTTAACGATGCCGCGCTCAACACGACCGGTAACAACGGTACCACGGCCAGAGATTGAGAATACGTCTTCGATTGGCAGCAGGAACGGCTTATCGATTGCACGGATTGGATCCGGGATATAAGTATCCAGGTGTTCAGCCAGTTCGATGATTTTCGCTTCCCACTCAGGAACGCCTTCCAGCGCTTTCAGAGCAGAACCACGAACGATTGGGGTGTCGTCGCCTGGGAAGTCGTACTGTGACAGCAGGTCACGTACTTCCATCTCAACCAGCTCCAGCAGCTCTTCATCATCAACCATGTCGCACTTGTTCAGGAACACGATGATGTAAGGAACGCCAACCTGACGACCCAGCAGGATGTGCTCACGGGTCTGTGGCATAGGGCCATCAGTCGCAGCAACAACCAGGATCGCGCCGTCCATCTGCGCAGCACCGGTGATCATGTTTTTCACATAGTCGGCGTGGCCTGGGCAGTCAACGTGAGCGTAGTGACGTGCAGCAGTCTCATACTCAACGTGAGCGGTGTTGATGGTGATACCGCGGGCTTTTTCTTCAGGCGTGCTGTCGATCTGATCGAATGCACGAGCCTGGCCGCCGTTGGTTTTAGCCAGTACGGTAGTGATAGCTGCAGTCAGGGTGGTTTTACCGTGGTCAACGTGACCGATGGTGCCCACGTTTACGTGCAGTTTGTTACGTTGAAATTGCTCTTTAGCCATCGCTAGTCCCTCTAAGACACGGATATATCAATGATATCATCACATTAACCAGGCAATGCCTGACTGCAAGGAAGTTACAGAGAAAATCAGGAGGGAGATTAAAGGAAGTGGTGCTGATACCCAGAGTCGAACTGGGGACCTCACCCTTACCAAGGGTGCGCTCTACCAACTGAGCCATATCAGCACATCTGGAGCGGGCAGCGGGAATCGAACCCGCATCATCAGCTTGGAAGGCTGAGGTAATAGCCATTATACGATGCCCGCATCCTGGAACTCGGCTACCTGTTCTTTCTGTAGCTTGCAGATAACAAAGAATGTTTCTCTGCTACCTACTGCCTGTCAGCGGAGCTGACCGACTTTGACTTCGCTAACGCTCAGTCTGAATTCAGGGTGATAAATGACTCACCTGACAGATAAACAGGTTGTTTATCTGTACTCAACCGCGAGGTTGAGATGGTGGTGGGAGAAGGATTCGAACCTTCGAAGTCTGTGACGGCAGATTTACAGTCTGCTCCCTTTGGCCGCTCGGGAATCCCACCTACTTGATGGTGCCGGCTACCGGAATCGAACTGGTGACCTACTGATTACAAGTCAGTTGCTCTACCAACTGAGCTAAGCCGGCATCAAGTGGAGCGCATTCTAGGAAGGTCGGGCTCTGGATGCAACTAAAAAATCGCTTATTTTTTTCTATCGCTTACTATTTGTGCAAATCATCGCATTTTGGCGTTTTTGTGCAGAATATTTGTGCAATCTGGCCCTGTTTTCACAGGATTCAGCAAACCGCGCTGCTGCCCTCCGCGTCTCTGCACACCTCATTTCAGAGAATAAATGATCCGCCAGCCGCATTTTTATTTTGTGTTTCTGTACTAAGTGATGATTTTTCGACCCGTGCTGCGTCATTTTTATCGTGCGCCGAAGATTTTCTATCGAAAGCTGAGCCGGTTTTATCAGGCACAGGCTGCAGATGGAACAGCGAACACCCGCATTGAGAGCGCTAAAATGCGTTTATACCGAGGGTTCTTTTTCGATATTACTCAGGTTATGCATGAATGATGTACCGTATCAGCCTCGCTATACGCCTTTATAGCAGCGCCTGAACATTCAGACGTTGTACCAATGTTAAGAGCAGACTAAACCTGCACATTGACTGTGGTGAGCTTTAAATCATAAACAACGATAAAGCTGCCATAATTAAAGGCATTGTGACGTTTTGTGGGTATGCCGACGAAAGCGTGATCACGTTTATCTTTTTACTTCTGTTAAAAGCCATACTGGTGATACCCTCCAGCCCATTGTTCTCACTGATAAACCAGCGATTCGTGATTCATTTCATCAGTGCTGTCCTGCTTATCGGATAACACGCGGTTGATAGCAATGAATTTGCGGTCAGATGCATGCTTATGGATAAAACGACCCCCCTGACAACGCCTTACTTAGAATTCACTCGTGAGCAGTGGGCTGCATTACGTGATTCTGTTCCTATGACGCTTTCAGAGGAAGAGATCGCGCAGCTGGAGGGCATCAACGAGGATCTCTCGCTGGAGGAGGTAGCAGAAATTTATCTGCCACTTTCGCGTCTGCTTAACTTCTATATAAGTTCTAACGTCCGCCGGCAGGCTGTACTCGAACAGTTCCTTGGCACCAATGGCCAGAAAATCCCCTATATCATCAGCATTGCGGGGAGCGTAGCTGTCGGTAAAAGCACAACTGCACGTGTACTGCAGGCATTGCTCAGCCGCTGGCCTGAACATCGTAAAGTGGAATTGATCACGACGGATGGCTTCCTTCATCCGAATGCCGTGCTTAAAGAGCGCGGTCTGATGAAGAAGAAAGGCTTCCCGCAATCCTATGACATGCACCGGCTGGTCAATTTCGTCTCCGATTTGAAATCCGGAGCCAGTCAGGTGACAGCGCCGGTTTATTCGCATCTGATTTATGATGTGATTCCTGATGGCGATAAAGTGATACAGCAGCCCGATATTCTTATTCTGGAAGGCCTGAACGTATTACAGAGCGGCATGGACTATCCCCACGACCCGCATCATGTCTTTGTTTCCGACTTCGTCGATTTTTCTATCTATGTCGATGCAGAGGAAGATCTGCTGCAAAGCTGGTATATCAATCGATTCCTGAAATTCCGCCAGGGTGCGTTTACTGATCCGGACTCCTATTTCCATCATTACGCCCAGCTTTCAGAGGCAGAGGCGGTTGAGATAGCAGGCAACTTATGGAAAGAGATTAACTGGCTTAACCTGCAGGAAAATATCCTGCCGACACGCGAAAGGGCCAGCCTGATTATGACCAAAAGTGGCGATCATGCGGTCGATAAGGTTCGCCTGCGTAAATAACTGCTGTAATAAAAAAGCCTGCATCAGTGCAGGCTTTTTTGATCAAACAGGACGCAGTGAAATTTCCCCGCCCACCCAGGCCTTTATTTCACCCTCCTGCTCCAGTAATAAGCCCCCCTGACTGTCAACGCCGCGCGCAATACCATGCACTTCACGTTCACCGATCAGCAGCTTAACAGGCCGGTTAATGAAATTATCCAGTGCCGCCCAGCGCGCGATGAAGGGGGTTAATCCCTCCTGTTCAAACAGCGGCAGGGCTTCGCGCAGACTGTTGATCAGACGGGCAGCAAGCTCATTGCGGTTCACGCTCACCCCGGCCTCCTGCAGGTTAATCCAGCCCTGATTAATCTGTGAGGCATCGGCGGTTCGCATCGCCAGGTTAATCCCGGCACCAATCACGATCTGCGCTGCATCACCGGTTTTTCCTGTCAGTTCGACCAGGATACCCGCCAGTTTGCGATCGTTGAGGTAAATATCATTTGGCCATTTGACGCGGACATCATCCGCCCCCAGGGCACGTAATGTCTCAGCCATGATAATAC
This genomic window from Pantoea sp. Lij88 contains:
- the rplA gene encoding 50S ribosomal protein L1, with the protein product MAKLTKRMTVIRDKVDATKQYDIAEAVALLKELATAKFVESVDVAVNLGIDARKSDQNVRGATVLPHGTGRSVRVAVFAQGANAEAAKAAGAELVGMEDLADQIKKGEMNFDVVIASPDAMRVVGQLGQILGPRGLMPNPKVGTVTPNVAEAVKNAKAGQVRYRNDKNGIIHTTIGKVDFDADKLKENLESLLVALKKAKPSQAKGVYIKKVSLSTTMGAGVAVDQAGLNATAN
- the rplK gene encoding 50S ribosomal protein L11, whose product is MAKKVQAYVKLQVAAGMANPSPPVGPALGQQGVNIMEFCKAFNAKTESLEKGLPTPVVITVYSDRSFTFITKTPPAAVLLKKAAGIKSGSGKPNKDKVGKVTRAQVREIAETKAADMTGSDVEAMTRSIEGTARSMGLVVED
- the nusG gene encoding transcription termination/antitermination protein NusG, yielding MSEAPKKRWYVVQAFSGFEGRVAQSLREHIKLHNMEELFGEVMVPTEEVVEIRGGQRRKSERKFFPGYVLVQMVMNDASWHLVRSVPRVMGFIGGTSDRPAPISDKEVDAIMNRLQQVGDKPRPKTLFEPGEMVRVNDGPFADFNGVVEDVDYEKSRLTVSVSIFGRATPVELDFGQVEKG
- the secE gene encoding preprotein translocase subunit SecE; the encoded protein is MSANTEAQGSGRGLEAVKWVVVVLLLLAAIVGNYLYRDVSLPLRALAVVVLIAAAGGIALLTTKGKATVAFAREARTEMRKVIWPTRQETLHTTLIVAAVTAVMSLILWGLDGILVRLVSFITGLRF
- the tuf gene encoding elongation factor Tu, encoding MAKEQFQRNKLHVNVGTIGHVDHGKTTLTAAITTVLAKTNGGQARAFDQIDSTPEEKARGITINTAHVEYETAARHYAHVDCPGHADYVKNMITGAAQMDGAILVVAATDGPMPQTREHILLGRQVGVPYIIVFLNKCDMVDDEELLELVEMEVRDLLSQYDFPGDDTPIVRGSALKALEGVPEWEAKIIELAEHLDTYIPDPIRAIDKPFLLPIEDVFSISGRGTVVTGRVERGIVKVGDEVEIVGIKDTVKSTCTGVEMFRKLLDQGQAGENCGVLLRGIKREDIQRGQVLAKPGSIKPHTQFESEVYVLSKDEGGRHTPFFKGYRPQFYFRTTDVTGSVELPEGVEMVMPGDNIKMVVTLIHPIAMDEGLRFAIREGGRTVGAGVVAKVIL
- the coaA gene encoding type I pantothenate kinase, which produces MDKTTPLTTPYLEFTREQWAALRDSVPMTLSEEEIAQLEGINEDLSLEEVAEIYLPLSRLLNFYISSNVRRQAVLEQFLGTNGQKIPYIISIAGSVAVGKSTTARVLQALLSRWPEHRKVELITTDGFLHPNAVLKERGLMKKKGFPQSYDMHRLVNFVSDLKSGASQVTAPVYSHLIYDVIPDGDKVIQQPDILILEGLNVLQSGMDYPHDPHHVFVSDFVDFSIYVDAEEDLLQSWYINRFLKFRQGAFTDPDSYFHHYAQLSEAEAVEIAGNLWKEINWLNLQENILPTRERASLIMTKSGDHAVDKVRLRK
- the birA gene encoding bifunctional biotin--[acetyl-CoA-carboxylase] ligase/biotin operon repressor BirA → MKDHNVPLKLVDILSDGEFHSGEQLGETLGMSRAAINKHIQTLKSWGLDVYTVTGKGYSLSAPMQLLDEQAILSQVTQGNVSVIPVIDSTNQYLLERMHDLQSGAACIAEYQQAGRGRRGRQWFSPFGANLYMSMYWRLEQGPAAAMGLSLVIGIIMAETLRALGADDVRVKWPNDIYLNDRKLAGILVELTGKTGDAAQIVIGAGINLAMRTADASQINQGWINLQEAGVSVNRNELAARLINSLREALPLFEQEGLTPFIARWAALDNFINRPVKLLIGEREVHGIARGVDSQGGLLLEQEGEIKAWVGGEISLRPV